The DNA window AGAAGTTAACCGAACTCCGATAACTATGAGCAACTGCTCAATGACAAACAAACGAATAACTATTGGTGTTAATAGTAAGACTAATACGAGTACTGATTAACTCAAGTGATTTCAGACGTGAGTGGGGCTTTTGcacgtcttttttcttagctGAAATCCGCAGGGTGATCTCCGCCTAACCGTAGAGATCTCCGGTACTAGCGCGTACGTAGCGCGCCAATCTAATCGCCAATCCAAAGTACGTAGCGCGCTAAAGTTAGCTGGTGAAAAATTAGATGGGAACATCTATGCTACCAATTCTAGTAAATATCCTCTACACAAACTGTGAGGGTTTTCCTAGAAGGCAGCGAAACactctgaaaacaaaaacgctCAAAACTTTCCTAGGAAACACTGAACTTTTGCTCAGACAGTCCTATGGTCCAGCATCAATCACCTTCACAGAGTTTCCCAGGCTATCCATGGCTCTTTGTAAACTTTTGTGCCATCACCATTCGTCATGAGATATGTGTTAATCTGGCGTACAATGAATAGAAAATGCCAAACTTTGCCGGATATCTACAGTTCCttaagaaaggaaatttctagTTTCTGAAAACTCGAGgacaaaatataaaagtgATTCATTATGCGTGAAAATCAAGGAACGTCGAATTTCTGAGACCACATGAGTTGAATTCAGTTGAAACTGACgctttagaaattaaaaaagttatGCAGTAATTAATTGCAGAAACAAGTAAGCAGTCAACATTGCCTTTCGATGGTTCGCTTTTGAACGTTCATTGAATGTCTGTGATTCTTATAATACAGAGATAGTCAATAACCTTAAGAGCGCTGATAGAAATTTTAGTTgtaaacttctgaaaaaactCTTCTATACTCATTTGCGTGAGGTTTTTCATTCTTAGTGGAAGAGCATTGCGGATGGCCGCAACTTACCGTTCTACTAGATCTTGGTGTTCGTTTTTCGGCTCTGGTAGACAGATTTCACTAGAAATCTTAACAGTACCCAACTTTACGCTTATGTGACTGTACGCAAAACGTTCTTATTTTGGAACCACACTGGAAGTCGCTATTTTCTGTTCTGCTTCGTTTCATTCTGTTTTGTTACGAAATTTCTTGAgcttttttagaattaaatcACTAACCTGCTGTGCATTATTAGTGCTGCCTCTTCACTAAAAACCATATGTttgcgaagaaaatttctgaatataTGGAATTATCGGAAAACGCTACAATCATTGCAGAGATCTTTGCATCTGAATCGTAAATTCTGTAGGCAATTTACCAATGTCCAGTGCACAGGtttctcttaaaaattcagtgtaaaaataccaaaaaagtTGACAATAGACTTCAGAAAATAGAtattgatctgaaaaaaacctCTACCTTCAGAAGAATCCTAAAAGTTTGAGTATGTTCGTCGCAATTCTCAATTTTGAATGCGACTAACAATGGAAACAAAGAACGTGTAGGCGATTTCTAGAGATCTTCGTCCAACAATGCTTTCCTTTGCAAAATCATCGGGAATTCTGTAGAGCTCTACTCGAAGTGTCTGGAATTCTGgttcaaaaacaaatcaaatggacacttgtattatttattcactgaGTTAACCGGCTTTCTATTCCAACTAAAGGATTTCTATGGTGTCATAAAACTTTTTCAGATTGAAAAACCAGTATTTGTATTACTCTGCAAATTCGTTCACAAACTGGAGCTCCGTTCCAAATGGCAAAAATTGCCATTACACACGAAACTCCTTGTTTTCGACGGTGGCGGTGGTTGTTCAGCCACCATTCGGACGTGTCCCTGTCTCGTGGGAGTTGCATCCGGTGCTTCTAGCAGAAAGTGCACTTCATGTTTCGTCAGCTGGTCGACGACGAGTGGGCACACaagttttcctttgtttctcgGAATGATGCGATTGTAGCCGATAAATTCGCGTGGTCGAATAAGTTTGGCGGCAAGTTGCCAAGATATGAAGCACGAGCCAAACAAACCGAGCCACTGAATCGGACAGCAGCCGGTGCAGAAGCAGgcgacggcggcggcggcgaaAGCTAGCTTCTAGGTGCACACATACTTTTTGTTTATGGCCGAAGTTATGGCAAATTCGTTTTTCGAGAAACCCTGAATCGCCAACACTGAGGGATTTTACAACGACAAGGTCAAGGCTTGCGGAAGATGTTTCTGAGGTCATTCCACACATGGCTGGCACTTCCATGCAGTCCATTGGATTTGTAGGGGCTGAGGATCTAGAAAGAAGACAAACGCACTTGGGAGAATTAGATAATACAGGAGGGTAGAGAACACCAGAAATGGAGAAGGGATATAGGAAAGTGTAGATATAGACCTTACTTCAGAAGaatatttgtttcaaaatctACCGGATAAAAGATGGAGTTAAGCGGCTTAAGGCATGAAAGGGATTATGTCCCTAAAGAATGTTTTGTGATCCTTAATGTCATTTTTACGTTTGTTGAGCTCTTACCACTACTACACAGTTTTACATGTCGTCAAGAAATCCTCCTCTGAAACACGCCTTTtgactaacaaaaaaaaatccatagcaTCACCACCATTTTGAAATGATTCTGGAATTGTTACCCACTTCTCGTGCCTTAATTCCAGTAAGTAGGTGAGTTCAGATGTTTGCAGTAATCCAGATCGTATCCTTTTGAAACAATGACgatatttttttcgcatctATTTTAATTCGAATAAATAAGCGCGCGCGAAAGATCCTTGATCTCAGTGTGCGGTAACATGTGTACAATTTTTATTCGAGGACGGACACACGGCGAATGAGTAGATAGATTAGTGACATAAAAAGGTCCTTGTCGGTCATGTACTCTTTTTGTGAACGCCGGGCGCATTTTAAAGCCTGAAATAGAATAActgcattttttcaatttttttaaaacacattGTTAATCACGCAGTTGCATCCGCCATGCATCCGCATTGTTAACCACCTAACCATGAGCTATTGTGTTCCGTGGTTGTGTTGCTAGAAAAGCACAATTTATGTGTTCCAACAATCCATGTAGCTAACCTTTAACGCTTCCACCTTTTCttcaataattaattactaatttcCTTCAATA is part of the Necator americanus strain Aroian chromosome V, whole genome shotgun sequence genome and encodes:
- a CDS encoding hypothetical protein (NECATOR_CHRV.G19390.T1); amino-acid sequence: MFRQLVDDEWAHKFSFVSRNDAIVADKFAWSNKFGGKLPRYEARAKQTEPLNRTAAGAEAGDGGGGES